From one Gossypium hirsutum isolate 1008001.06 chromosome D08, Gossypium_hirsutum_v2.1, whole genome shotgun sequence genomic stretch:
- the LOC107899140 gene encoding myb-related protein 2, producing the protein MYHHHQHQGKNINSSSRMVVHNERHLFLQGGHGDSGLMLSTDAKPRLKWTPDLHERFIEAVNQLGGADKATPKTVMKLMGIPGLTLYHLKSHLQKYRLSKNLHGQTNNGSTKIGAVAMAGKRMSEANGSPMNSLSIGPQANKGIQIGEALQMQIEVQRRLHEQLELRIEAQGKYLQSVLEKAQETLHRQNLGTVGLEAAKLQLSELVSKVSNQCLNSAFPDLKDLRGLCCQQTQPNPPNDCSMDSCLTSCEGSQRDQEIHNNGMCLRTYNTHKDPLMHHRTETKSSENKTMGNDDDDERRMFFADRNCSDLSMSVGLRGGFSQARNEEHSFLDVGNKRVDSVNRLPYFATKLDLNVDEKHCKQFDLNGLNWS; encoded by the exons ATGTACCACCACCATCAACATCAAGGGAAGAACATTAACTCTAGTTCGAGAATGGTGGTTCATAACGAGAGGCATTTGTTCTTGCAAGGTGGCCATGGAGATTCCGGGCTCATGCTTTCGACCGATGCCAAGCCGAGACTGAAATGGACACCCGATCTTCACGAGCGGTTCATTGAAGCTGTCAATCAGCTTGGAGGAGCCGACA AGGCTACACCTAAAACAGTAATGAAATTAATGGGAATTCCAGGCCTTACCTTATACCATCTCAAAAGTCATCTTCAG AAATACAGGCTTAGTAAAAATCTCCATGGACAAACTAATAATGGCAGTACCAAAATAG GTGCGGTTGCAATGGCAGGCAAAAGAATGTCTGAAGCGAACGGCTCGCCGATGAATAGCTTAAGTATTGGACCTCAAGCAAACAA GGGCATACAAATAGGGGAAGCGCTGCAAATGCAAATCGAAGTACAGAGAAGGCTGCATGAGCAACTCGAG CTTCGTATCGAGGCGCAAGGGAAGTACTTACAATCCGTGCTAGAGAAAGCTCAAGAGACTCTGCATAGACAAAATTTAGGCACGGTGGGGCTCGAAGCGGCCAAACTTCAGCTATCGGAACTGGTATCAAAAGTATCAAACCAATGCCTGAATTCGGCATTCCCGGATTTGAAAGATTTACGAGGTTTATGCTGTCAACAAACACAACCGAATCCACCCAACGATTGTTCCATGGATAGTTGTTTAACTTCATGTGAAGGGTCACAGAGAGATCAAGAAATACACAATAATGGAATGTGTTTAAGGACTTATAACACTCACAAAGATCCATTGATGCACCATCGAACTGAAACGAAATCGTCCGAAAACAAAACGATGGGTAACGATGACGATGACGAAAGAAGAATGTTTTTCGCAGATAGAAACTGTAGCGATTTATCGATGAGTGTCGGATTACGGGGAGGCTTTTCCCAGGCAAGAAATGAAGAACATAGTTTCTTAGATGTAGGAAACAAAAGGGTGGATTCAGTCAATAGATTACCTTACTTCGCAACAAAGCTGGATTTAAACGTTGATGAAAAACATTGCAAACAGTTTGATCTCAATGGTCTCAATTGGAGCTGA
- the LOC107898139 gene encoding cation/calcium exchanger 4-like, protein MNFNRPGFTNGYDHFSVIRRKISELDAYSSNLANKNAQEINLSVSSSNPAFCYGLFDHKCFVNPCEFLKAHPQCSSDGFFDYIKFFYYGCEGFRIVGYVVLVVWLAALFYLLGNTVADYFYCSLEKLSHLLRLPPTIVGVSLLPLGNGAPDVFTNIAAFWGTSTGEVGLNSVLSDVVFVSCAVVGPVSLYVVEKRIHIDKRCFIKESELGEGW, encoded by the exons ATGAAttttaaca GACCTGGTTTCACTAATGGGTATGATCATTTTAGTGTTATTCGTAGAAAAATTAGTGAACTTGATGCATATTCATCAAATTTAGCTAATAAGAATGCTCAAGAGATTAATTTGAGCGTAAGCTCGAGCAACCCTGCTTTTTGTTATGGATTGTTTGATCATAAGTGTTTTGTTAATCCATGTGAGTTCTTGAAAGCTCATCCCCAATGTTCTTCAGATGGATTCTTTGATTACATTAAGTTTTTCTATTATGGTTGCGAAGGATTTAGGATAGTAGGGTATGTGGTATTGGTTGTTTGGCTTGCTGCTTTGTTTTATCTGTTAGGTAACACGGTAGCAGATTACTTTTATTGTTCATTGGAGAAGCTTTCACATCTGCTTAGGTTGCCTCCAACTATTGTTGGGGTTTCACTCCTTCCACTGGGAAATGGAGCACCAGATGTCTTTACCAATATAGCTGCATTTTGGGGGACAAGTACAGGTGAAGTGGGTCTTAATAGTGTGTTGAGTGATGTAGTTTTTGTTAGTTGTGCTGTTGTGGGGCCTGTCTCCCTCTATGTAGTAGAGAAGAGGATCCATATTGATAAACGATGCTTTATTAAAGAATCGGAGTTGGGGGAGGGATGGTAG